The Mauremys mutica isolate MM-2020 ecotype Southern chromosome 1, ASM2049712v1, whole genome shotgun sequence genome has a segment encoding these proteins:
- the KCNE3 gene encoding potassium voltage-gated channel subfamily E member 3: protein MGDAVKFPGSCKDMEVGNLTETWYQSLQSMLKALNQTLHSAILCPPDQATGRTNGSHVKLASKDDYSYMYILFVMILFAATVGSLILGYTKSRKVDKRSDPYHVYIKNRVSMI from the exons ATGGGAGACGCTGT AAAGTTTCCTGGGAGTTGCAAGGACATGGAGGTGGGGAATCTGACGGAGACGTGGTACCAAAGCCTGCAGTCAATGCTGAAGGCCCTGAACCAAACGCTTCACAGTGCCATCCTGTGCCCACCAGACCAGGCCACGGGGCGGACAAATGGCAGTCACGTCAAGCTAGCCAGCAAGGACGACTATTCCTACATGTACATCTTGTTCGTGATGATCCTGTTTGCCGCCACCGTGGGGAGTTTGATTCTGGGGTACACCAAGTCCAGGAAGGTGGACAAGCGGAGCGATCCCTACCACGTGTACATTAAGAACAGGGTGTCTATGATCTGA